One stretch of Amycolatopsis sp. NBC_00345 DNA includes these proteins:
- the rnpA gene encoding ribonuclease P protein component codes for MLPVAARLRRSEDFRVVLRRGSRAGRRHLVVHALTTDPSEAAPDAVRAGFVVSKAVGNSVVRHRVSRRLRHLVSARLGTLPPGSSLVVRALPPAASASSAELGADLDAALRRLGLAPHRRPAGDGAPRQPRQQDTAPDHGSAV; via the coding sequence GTGCTGCCCGTTGCCGCACGTCTGCGGCGGAGTGAGGACTTCCGGGTCGTCCTTCGCCGGGGGTCCCGGGCAGGCAGGCGTCATCTCGTCGTCCATGCGTTGACCACGGACCCGTCCGAGGCCGCACCCGATGCGGTCAGGGCGGGTTTTGTGGTGAGCAAGGCCGTCGGGAACTCGGTGGTCCGCCACCGCGTCTCCCGGCGGCTGCGGCATCTCGTTTCCGCGCGGCTCGGAACACTGCCCCCCGGCAGCTCGTTGGTGGTACGGGCATTACCTCCGGCGGCGTCCGCTTCCAGTGCGGAGCTCGGCGCCGACCTCGACGCGGCGTTGCGCCGGCTCGGTCTCGCGCCGCACCGTCGTCCGGCCGGGGACGGTGCTCCCCGGCAGCCGCGTCAGCAGGACACGGCCCCCGACCACGGATCAGCGGTGTAA
- the rsmG gene encoding 16S rRNA (guanine(527)-N(7))-methyltransferase RsmG: MSLDGATGTVRTAAAAVFGDRVDQAAGYVDLLTTHGVERGLIGPREVERLWDRHVLNSAVIGEQIPEGASVVDVGSGAGLPGVPLAIARPDLAIVLLEPMARRVDWLAEVAEKLELPITVVRGRAEERSVREQLGGADIVTARAVAPLARLAGWCLPLVRPEGRLVALKGASAGEEIERDRDAVRKAGGADPELAECGKAVLEVPSTVVMIRRLPSKPSRSRGRRS, translated from the coding sequence GTGAGCTTGGACGGCGCCACCGGGACGGTGCGGACCGCGGCGGCGGCAGTGTTCGGAGATCGCGTCGACCAAGCCGCCGGCTATGTCGATCTGCTGACGACCCACGGAGTCGAGCGTGGGTTGATCGGGCCGCGCGAGGTCGAACGGCTGTGGGATCGGCACGTGCTGAACTCCGCCGTCATCGGCGAGCAGATCCCCGAAGGCGCCAGCGTGGTCGACGTCGGATCGGGGGCCGGCCTTCCAGGCGTGCCGCTGGCGATCGCCCGACCGGACCTCGCTATCGTTCTCCTTGAACCGATGGCCCGCCGGGTTGACTGGCTGGCCGAGGTCGCCGAGAAGCTGGAACTCCCGATCACCGTCGTCCGTGGACGGGCGGAGGAGCGGTCCGTGCGCGAACAGCTGGGTGGCGCCGACATCGTCACCGCTCGCGCAGTTGCTCCCCTCGCTCGCCTCGCGGGCTGGTGTCTTCCGTTGGTTCGTCCCGAGGGCCGTCTGGTCGCGCTCAAGGGCGCCAGCGCGGGAGAGGAGATCGAGCGGGATCGCGACGCCGTACGTAAGGCGGGCGGTGCCGATCCGGAACTCGCTGAGTGCGGCAAAGCAGTACTCGAGGTCCCCAGCACGGTCGTGATGATCCGCCGCCTGCCATCGAAGCCGTCCCGGTCACGAGGCAGGCGGAGCTAG
- the recF gene encoding DNA replication/repair protein RecF (All proteins in this family for which functions are known are DNA-binding proteins that assist the filamentation of RecA onto DNA for the initiation of recombination or recombinational repair.): MYLRHLQVTDFRSWPQADLALEPGPVVLVGQNGRGKTNLLEAIGYVATLGSHRVATDAPLIRHGCERALVRVAVVNEDRELTVELEITPGRANRARVNRGAVGKPRDVLGILRTVLFSPEDLALVRGDPGERRRFMDELLVLRAPRYAGVRADYEKVLKQRNALLKTAGKRRTGREDPYALSTLEVWDDHLSVAGAALLAARLNLIADLGPYAADAYMGVAPDSRPAKIAYKSSLGEALPPSYGVAGGERADQEVLRELLLKALADVRKNELERGISLVGPHRDELDLILGDMPAKGYASHGESWSFALALRLGSYELLRGEAGEPVLLLDDVFAELDRKRRARLAEVAAGAEQVLITAAVDEDVPTELAGCRFVVADGEVTRA, encoded by the coding sequence GTGTATCTGCGACATCTCCAGGTCACCGACTTCCGGTCCTGGCCGCAGGCCGACCTCGCCCTCGAACCGGGGCCGGTTGTGCTCGTCGGCCAGAACGGCCGGGGGAAGACGAACCTGCTCGAGGCGATCGGCTACGTCGCGACCCTGGGCTCGCACCGGGTCGCGACGGACGCGCCGCTCATCCGGCACGGCTGTGAACGCGCGCTCGTCCGGGTCGCCGTGGTCAACGAAGACCGCGAGCTGACGGTCGAGCTCGAGATCACGCCGGGCCGGGCCAACCGCGCGCGCGTCAACCGCGGCGCGGTCGGCAAGCCGCGTGACGTGCTCGGGATCCTGCGCACGGTGCTGTTCTCCCCGGAGGACCTGGCGCTCGTGCGCGGCGACCCGGGTGAGCGGCGGCGGTTCATGGACGAGCTGCTGGTGCTGCGCGCGCCGCGGTACGCCGGCGTCCGCGCCGACTACGAGAAGGTGCTGAAGCAGCGCAACGCCCTGCTCAAGACCGCCGGCAAGCGCCGGACCGGCCGCGAGGACCCGTACGCGCTGTCGACGCTCGAGGTCTGGGACGACCACCTCTCGGTGGCCGGCGCCGCGCTGCTCGCGGCGCGGCTGAACCTGATCGCCGACCTCGGCCCGTACGCGGCCGACGCCTACATGGGCGTCGCGCCGGACTCTCGGCCCGCGAAGATCGCGTACAAGTCTTCGCTCGGCGAAGCGCTGCCGCCGTCGTACGGCGTGGCCGGCGGCGAGCGGGCCGACCAGGAGGTGCTGCGGGAGCTGCTGCTCAAGGCGTTGGCCGACGTCCGGAAGAACGAGCTGGAACGCGGGATCAGCCTGGTCGGGCCGCACCGTGACGAGCTGGACCTGATCCTCGGCGACATGCCGGCGAAGGGTTACGCGAGCCACGGCGAGTCCTGGTCGTTCGCGCTAGCGCTGCGGCTCGGGAGTTACGAGCTCCTGCGTGGCGAAGCCGGCGAACCGGTGCTTCTGCTGGATGATGTGTTCGCGGAGCTGGACCGCAAGCGGCGGGCCCGGCTCGCGGAGGTCGCGGCGGGCGCCGAGCAGGTGCTCATCACGGCGGCGGTCGACGAGGACGTGCCCACCGAACTGGCCGGATGCCGGTTCGTCGTGGCTGATGGCGAGGTCACCCGTGCCTGA
- a CDS encoding DUF6886 family protein, with protein MASILGPGGATRMHAIEYAWLDRMRAVHLFAYRLPADAFTPYDSPKSHAHVFTGAVSPLGPPERLRNAAPRK; from the coding sequence ATGGCGAGCATCCTCGGTCCGGGTGGTGCGACGCGGATGCACGCGATCGAGTACGCCTGGCTCGACAGGATGCGCGCGGTTCACCTCTTCGCCTACCGACTGCCCGCCGATGCGTTCACACCGTACGACTCCCCCAAGTCTCATGCCCACGTGTTTACGGGCGCTGTCTCGCCGCTCGGGCCGCCGGAGCGTCTCCGCAACGCTGCCCCTCGGAAGTAG
- the gnd gene encoding phosphogluconate dehydrogenase (NAD(+)-dependent, decarboxylating), with translation MVQLGLVGLGKMGFNMRERLRAAGHEVVGYDRNPDVSDSDSLADLVSKLDGPRTVWIMVPAGDATRQTIVELGALLSEGDMVIDGGNSKFTDDKLNADLLAAKNIGYLDCGVSGGVWGKDNGYGLMVGGAATEVTRAMPIFDALRPEGPREEGFSHAGSVGAGHYAKMIHNGIEYGIMQAYAEGFELLEASNVVDDVPAVIKGWQRGTVVRSWLLDLLVRALDEDPDLDDLEGYVEDSGEGRWTLEEAVNHAVPAPVLSAALFARFSSRQKDSAAMRAVAALRNQFGGHAVKKAGS, from the coding sequence ATGGTTCAGCTCGGTCTCGTCGGCCTGGGCAAGATGGGCTTCAACATGCGCGAGCGGCTGCGTGCCGCCGGGCACGAGGTGGTCGGCTACGACCGCAACCCGGACGTCAGCGACTCCGACTCGCTCGCCGACCTGGTGTCCAAACTGGACGGTCCGAGGACAGTCTGGATCATGGTCCCCGCGGGTGACGCGACCCGGCAGACCATCGTCGAGCTCGGCGCGCTGCTGTCCGAGGGCGACATGGTGATCGACGGCGGCAACTCGAAGTTCACCGACGACAAGCTGAACGCCGACCTGCTCGCGGCCAAGAACATCGGCTACCTCGACTGCGGCGTCTCCGGCGGTGTCTGGGGCAAGGACAACGGTTACGGCCTGATGGTGGGCGGCGCCGCGACCGAGGTCACCCGCGCGATGCCGATCTTCGACGCGCTCCGCCCGGAGGGCCCGCGCGAGGAAGGCTTCTCGCACGCCGGCTCCGTCGGCGCCGGCCACTACGCGAAGATGATCCACAACGGCATCGAGTACGGCATCATGCAGGCCTATGCCGAGGGCTTCGAGCTGCTGGAGGCCTCGAACGTCGTCGACGACGTGCCGGCCGTGATCAAGGGCTGGCAGCGCGGCACCGTGGTCCGCTCCTGGCTGCTCGACCTGCTGGTCCGCGCGCTGGACGAGGACCCGGACCTGGATGACCTCGAGGGCTACGTCGAGGACTCCGGCGAGGGCCGCTGGACGCTGGAGGAGGCCGTGAACCACGCGGTGCCGGCGCCGGTGCTCTCCGCCGCGCTGTTCGCCCGGTTCTCCTCGCGGCAGAAGGACTCCGCGGCGATGCGCGCCGTCGCCGCGCTGCGCAACCAGTTCGGCGGCCACGCGGTGAAGAAGGCCGGGAGCTAG
- the yidC gene encoding membrane protein insertase YidC yields MLDFIYYPVSFILWCWHKVFGFAFGDASAISWILGIIFLTFTVRGIMFKPFVNQVRSMKKMQDFAPEMKKVQKKYANDRQRQAQEMQKLQREHGVNPLGSCLPMLLQIPVFIGLNHVLRAFTIPPAGGGAKTENYFFSQSDVHSYVSAKLFGVNLGEAVNNGVGVVSGGVAGSGWHWNVLPVALPLMIVAAIATHLTARHSVARQNAASATSQTAIMNKLTMYVFPLGVLVFGALFPLGLLFYWLANNGWTLMQQRLVYTKIDKEEKARKEEAAEKRASLGPKPGQKPTAPKVGQKPVQQKKNQSSGSGQQGKVTKAGSAHGFAQTSSSSGGVESKPSATPENTTTPSEPEKQPAQNGSKENGTGVPGLLKDSNRKSGRKRR; encoded by the coding sequence GTGCTCGATTTCATCTACTACCCCGTGTCCTTCATCTTGTGGTGTTGGCACAAGGTCTTCGGCTTCGCGTTCGGCGACGCCTCGGCCATCTCCTGGATCCTCGGCATCATCTTCCTGACGTTCACCGTCCGCGGCATCATGTTCAAGCCGTTCGTGAACCAGGTCCGGTCGATGAAGAAGATGCAGGACTTCGCGCCGGAGATGAAGAAGGTCCAGAAGAAGTACGCGAACGACCGGCAGCGCCAGGCGCAGGAGATGCAGAAGCTCCAGCGCGAGCACGGCGTCAACCCGCTCGGCAGCTGCCTTCCGATGCTTCTCCAGATCCCGGTGTTCATCGGCCTGAACCACGTGCTCCGCGCGTTCACCATCCCGCCCGCCGGCGGTGGCGCGAAGACGGAGAACTACTTCTTCAGCCAGTCCGACGTCCACTCCTACGTCAGCGCGAAGCTGTTCGGGGTCAACCTCGGCGAGGCCGTGAACAACGGCGTCGGCGTCGTGAGCGGTGGAGTCGCCGGCAGCGGCTGGCACTGGAACGTGCTGCCGGTCGCGCTGCCCCTGATGATCGTCGCGGCCATCGCCACGCACCTCACTGCGCGGCACTCGGTCGCCCGGCAGAACGCCGCGTCGGCCACCTCGCAGACCGCGATCATGAACAAGCTGACCATGTACGTCTTCCCGCTCGGTGTGCTCGTGTTCGGTGCGCTGTTCCCGCTCGGCCTGCTCTTCTACTGGCTGGCGAACAACGGCTGGACCCTGATGCAGCAGCGCCTCGTCTACACGAAGATCGACAAGGAAGAGAAGGCTCGCAAGGAGGAAGCCGCCGAGAAGCGCGCGTCGCTCGGCCCGAAGCCGGGCCAGAAGCCGACCGCGCCGAAGGTCGGGCAGAAGCCGGTCCAGCAGAAGAAGAACCAGTCGTCCGGCAGCGGGCAGCAGGGCAAGGTGACCAAGGCGGGCTCTGCCCACGGTTTCGCGCAGACGTCCTCGTCCTCCGGCGGCGTCGAGAGCAAGCCGTCCGCCACACCGGAGAACACGACCACCCCGTCCGAGCCGGAGAAGCAGCCGGCTCAGAACGGATCGAAGGAGAACGGCACCGGGGTGCCGGGGCTCCTCAAGGACTCGAACAGGAAGTCGGGCCGGAAGCGTCGCTGA
- the dnaN gene encoding DNA polymerase III subunit beta, with amino-acid sequence MKIRVERDGLADAVAWVARSLPSRPPVPVLGGVLLDAGADGESDALTVSGFDYEVSATVGVPATIADGGRLLVSGRLLADITKALPAQPVEISVDGSRATITCGSARFSLPTMPVEDYPQLPAQPAFAGELTGDVFGQAVTQVVTAAGKDDTLPMLTGMRLEISGSTLTLVATDRFRLAMREFTWKPTEGLADAAVLVPARTLAEAAKTLGSAGSTVKLALASGEGLLGLSGNGRYTTTRLLDAEFPPYRQLLPASHTSRAVIDVSALAESIKRVSLVAERGTQVRLEFADGSLRLSAGGDDEGSAEEELQVDYEGEPVTIAFNPGYLVDGLGALHSDRAELTFTTPNRPALIKPADAEGNVVPGYLYLLMPVRLPG; translated from the coding sequence ATGAAGATCCGCGTCGAGCGCGACGGGCTCGCCGACGCCGTCGCCTGGGTGGCCAGAAGCCTCCCGTCCCGGCCTCCGGTGCCGGTCCTGGGCGGTGTGCTGCTCGACGCAGGCGCGGACGGGGAGAGCGACGCGCTCACGGTGTCCGGCTTCGACTACGAGGTGTCCGCCACGGTGGGCGTCCCGGCGACGATCGCCGACGGCGGCCGCCTGCTGGTGTCCGGCCGGCTGCTGGCCGACATCACCAAGGCGCTGCCCGCGCAGCCGGTGGAGATCTCCGTCGACGGCTCCCGCGCGACGATCACCTGTGGCAGCGCCCGCTTCAGCCTCCCGACCATGCCGGTCGAGGACTACCCGCAGCTGCCGGCCCAGCCCGCGTTCGCCGGTGAGCTCACCGGCGACGTCTTCGGCCAGGCCGTGACGCAGGTGGTCACCGCGGCGGGCAAGGACGACACGCTCCCGATGCTGACCGGCATGCGGCTGGAGATCTCCGGCAGCACGCTGACGCTGGTGGCCACCGACCGCTTCCGCCTCGCCATGCGCGAGTTCACCTGGAAGCCCACCGAGGGCCTGGCCGACGCCGCGGTGCTTGTCCCGGCGCGCACGCTGGCCGAGGCCGCGAAGACGCTCGGCAGCGCCGGCAGCACGGTCAAGCTCGCGCTCGCCAGTGGCGAGGGCCTGCTCGGCCTGTCCGGCAACGGCCGGTACACGACCACCCGCCTGCTCGACGCGGAGTTCCCGCCGTACCGGCAGCTGCTGCCGGCCAGCCACACCTCCCGCGCGGTCATCGACGTCTCCGCGCTCGCCGAGTCGATCAAGCGCGTGTCGCTGGTCGCCGAGCGCGGCACGCAGGTGCGGCTCGAATTCGCCGACGGCTCGCTGCGGCTGTCCGCCGGCGGCGACGACGAGGGCAGCGCCGAAGAGGAGCTGCAGGTCGACTACGAGGGCGAGCCGGTGACCATCGCCTTCAACCCGGGTTACCTCGTCGACGGCCTCGGCGCGCTGCACAGCGATCGCGCCGAGCTGACGTTCACCACCCCGAACCGGCCGGCGCTGATCAAGCCCGCCGACGCCGAGGGCAACGTCGTCCCCGGCTACCTGTACCTGCTGATGCCGGTCCGGCTGCCCGGCTGA
- a CDS encoding ParA family protein, with protein sequence MNPPPSDPASTGHELGWTPIAEEAVRAASVLHPKEGSLPRPTRRRVLTVANQKGGVGKTTSTVNLAAALAVHGLKTLVIDLDPQGNASTALDIEHRSGTPSIYEVLIGEVSLAEAAATSEQSPNLFCVPATIDLAGAEIELVSMASRETRLKEALSDEVLDQIGVDYVFIDCPPSLGLLTVNAMVAAQEVLIPIQCEYYALEGLGQLLSNIELVQQHLNRELLVSTILLTMYDGRTKLADQVTNEVRNHFGDTVLKTVIPRSVKVSEAPGYGQTVLSYDPGSRGAMSYLDAAKEIAERGASEGRSNSA encoded by the coding sequence GTGAATCCCCCACCGTCCGACCCTGCGAGCACCGGCCACGAGTTGGGCTGGACGCCGATCGCCGAAGAAGCCGTCCGAGCCGCCAGCGTCCTGCACCCGAAGGAAGGCTCACTCCCCCGACCCACCCGGCGACGCGTGCTGACGGTCGCCAACCAGAAGGGCGGCGTCGGCAAGACCACGAGCACGGTGAACCTCGCCGCCGCGCTCGCTGTGCACGGACTCAAGACGTTGGTGATCGACCTCGACCCCCAGGGCAACGCCAGCACGGCGCTCGACATCGAGCACCGTTCCGGGACGCCGTCGATCTACGAGGTGCTCATCGGCGAGGTGTCGCTCGCGGAGGCGGCCGCCACCAGCGAGCAGTCGCCCAACCTCTTCTGCGTCCCCGCGACCATCGACCTCGCCGGTGCGGAGATCGAGCTCGTCTCCATGGCGAGCCGCGAGACACGTCTGAAGGAGGCGCTGTCGGACGAGGTGCTCGACCAGATCGGCGTCGACTACGTCTTCATCGACTGCCCGCCGTCGCTCGGCCTCCTCACCGTCAACGCGATGGTCGCCGCGCAGGAGGTGCTCATCCCGATCCAGTGCGAGTACTACGCGCTGGAAGGTCTGGGGCAGCTGCTGAGCAACATCGAGCTCGTGCAGCAGCACCTCAACCGCGAGCTCCTCGTGTCCACGATCCTGCTCACCATGTACGACGGCCGCACCAAGCTGGCCGACCAGGTGACCAACGAGGTCCGGAACCACTTCGGCGACACTGTGCTGAAGACCGTCATCCCCCGCAGCGTGAAGGTGTCGGAGGCGCCCGGGTACGGCCAGACCGTGCTCTCCTACGACCCCGGTTCACGTGGCGCGATGAGCTACCTCGACGCGGCGAAGGAGATCGCGGAACGTGGTGCGAGCGAAGGAAGGAGCAATAGCGCATGA
- the rpmH gene encoding 50S ribosomal protein L34, with protein MSKGKRTFQPNNRRRARVHGFRLRMRTRAGRSILAARRRKGRGALSA; from the coding sequence GTGAGCAAGGGTAAGCGCACCTTCCAGCCGAACAACCGCCGACGCGCCCGGGTCCACGGTTTCCGCCTCCGCATGCGGACTCGTGCGGGCCGGTCCATCCTGGCGGCCCGCCGTCGCAAGGGCCGCGGCGCTCTGTCCGCCTGA
- a CDS encoding ParB/RepB/Spo0J family partition protein, giving the protein MTERRGGLGRGLAALIPTGPATTAGPSAPSAGEGGAPAEKAGRDDKGWFPANEAVTPVGGEVAGAVYREIPVGSIKPNPKQPRQVFDEEALSELEHSIREFGLMQPIVVRELGENEYELVMGERRLRASQQAELEAIPAIVRQTADESMLRDALLENIHRVQLNPLEEAAAYQQLLDEFAVTHEELAGRIGRSRPVITNTIRLLKLPLPVQRRVAAGVLSAGHARALLSLEDPESQEELAARIIAEGMSVRATEEAVTLKKSEKPAKPKPAARKPIQAPGLQELANRLSDRFDTRVKVDLGRRKGRIVLEFGSVDDLERIVALIDADAGEKTANRTEETD; this is encoded by the coding sequence ATGACTGAGCGCAGAGGAGGGCTGGGGCGCGGGCTCGCGGCCCTGATCCCGACCGGGCCGGCCACCACGGCCGGCCCGTCGGCGCCCTCCGCCGGCGAAGGCGGTGCCCCGGCCGAGAAGGCGGGGCGCGACGACAAGGGTTGGTTCCCGGCGAACGAAGCGGTGACGCCCGTCGGTGGCGAGGTCGCCGGTGCGGTGTATCGAGAGATCCCCGTGGGCTCGATCAAGCCGAACCCGAAGCAGCCCCGTCAGGTCTTCGACGAAGAAGCGCTGAGCGAGCTCGAGCACTCCATCCGCGAGTTCGGGCTCATGCAGCCGATCGTCGTGCGCGAGCTCGGTGAGAACGAGTACGAGCTCGTCATGGGTGAGCGGCGCCTGCGCGCGTCGCAGCAGGCCGAGCTGGAGGCGATCCCGGCGATCGTCCGGCAGACCGCCGACGAGTCCATGCTGCGCGACGCGTTGCTGGAGAACATCCACCGCGTCCAGCTGAACCCGCTCGAGGAGGCGGCCGCGTACCAGCAGCTGCTCGACGAGTTCGCGGTGACGCACGAGGAGCTGGCCGGACGGATCGGCCGGAGCCGCCCCGTCATCACCAACACGATCCGGCTCCTCAAGCTGCCCCTCCCTGTCCAGCGTCGCGTCGCCGCGGGTGTGCTGTCGGCCGGGCACGCGCGGGCGCTGCTCTCCCTCGAGGATCCCGAGAGTCAGGAAGAGCTGGCGGCGCGGATCATCGCGGAGGGCATGTCGGTCCGCGCGACCGAGGAAGCCGTCACGCTGAAGAAGAGCGAGAAGCCGGCCAAGCCCAAGCCCGCTGCCCGCAAGCCGATCCAGGCGCCGGGGTTGCAGGAACTCGCCAACCGGCTGTCCGACCGGTTCGACACCCGCGTGAAAGTGGACCTCGGCCGGCGCAAGGGACGCATCGTGCTCGAGTTCGGCTCGGTGGACGACCTCGAACGCATCGTCGCGCTGATCGATGCGGACGCGGGTGAAAAAACGGCGAATCGGACAGAGGAAACCGACTAG
- the yidD gene encoding membrane protein insertion efficiency factor YidD — translation MQATPEHDASEAPEEPEVRAPEARPGPVAWVLLLPIKFYRKAISPFLPPACRFYPSCSAYAVEALTRHGAGRGSYLALRRLLRCGPWTPPGRDPVPEKFSWRHRMPETPIEE, via the coding sequence ATGCAAGCCACTCCCGAGCACGACGCCAGCGAGGCACCCGAGGAACCCGAGGTGCGGGCCCCGGAGGCCCGCCCCGGCCCGGTCGCCTGGGTGCTGCTCCTTCCCATCAAGTTCTATCGCAAGGCGATCTCCCCCTTCTTGCCGCCGGCCTGTCGCTTCTACCCGAGCTGCAGCGCGTACGCAGTCGAAGCCCTGACCCGGCACGGCGCCGGCCGCGGCTCCTACCTCGCGCTGCGCCGGCTGCTCCGCTGCGGCCCGTGGACGCCACCCGGCCGCGACCCGGTCCCCGAGAAGTTCTCGTGGCGACACCGCATGCCTGAAACACCGATCGAGGAGTAG
- a CDS encoding Jag family protein, with product MSETVDTIEADQDDAGVAETAAAPAEKQGGADDSLVQEGDIAGDYLERLLDLLDYDGDIDLDVEAGRAIVSIDGGEDLEKLVGPRGTVLESLQELTRLAVQQETGSRSRLMLDIAGWRADRREELRELGRSTAESVLSSGERVRLQPMSPFERKVVHDAVATVEGVTSESEGEDPKRRVVIFPEG from the coding sequence ATGTCGGAGACGGTCGACACGATCGAAGCCGATCAGGATGACGCGGGCGTGGCCGAGACTGCCGCCGCCCCCGCGGAGAAGCAGGGAGGTGCCGACGACTCCCTCGTACAGGAGGGTGACATCGCCGGCGACTACCTGGAGCGCCTGCTGGACCTGCTCGACTACGACGGGGACATCGACCTCGACGTCGAGGCCGGTCGCGCGATCGTGAGCATCGACGGCGGTGAGGACCTGGAGAAGCTCGTCGGGCCGCGCGGCACCGTGCTCGAGTCGCTGCAGGAGCTGACCCGCCTCGCCGTCCAGCAGGAGACCGGCTCGCGTAGCCGCCTCATGCTGGACATCGCGGGCTGGCGCGCGGACCGTCGCGAGGAGCTCCGCGAGCTCGGCCGCTCCACGGCCGAGTCGGTGCTCTCGAGCGGCGAGCGCGTGCGGTTGCAGCCCATGAGCCCGTTCGAGCGCAAGGTGGTGCACGACGCGGTCGCGACCGTCGAGGGCGTCACGAGCGAGAGCGAGGGCGAGGACCCGAAGCGTCGTGTGGTGATCTTCCCGGAGGGCTGA
- the dnaA gene encoding chromosomal replication initiator protein DnaA — translation MSEHQHNLGVIWEQVVRELSNGTLSPQQRAWMRVTRPIGLLDGTALLAAPSDFAKEAIERGLRGAITDALSRRLGRTVSLAVKVDSTEAVAPAPAPRYAPSPARVENGRPENGNGHLENSRHENRAGQLAEPSRPAFDGNGMMPAAGAARPAPPQQMSAGQQLSAEDSDDTDEEVDEEGDALAAVHEIWPSFSGQPTAGQPYTAPAQPQTSKTKLNEKYTFDTFVIGASNRFAHAAAFAVAEAPARAYNPLFIWGESGLGKTHLLHAVGHYAQRLFPGMRVRYVSTEEFTNDFINSLRDDRKVAFQRRYRDIDILLVDDIQFLEGKEGTQEEFFHTFNTLHNANKQIVVSSDRPPKRLETLEDRLRTRFEWGLITDIQPPELETRIAILRKKAAQDRLAVPGEVLEFIASRVEANIRELEGALIRVTAFASLNQQAVDIGLAEIVLRDLIPDSHAPEITAPTIMGVTAEFFDVTLDDLCGPGKTKALATARQISMYLCRELTDMSLPKIGQTFGGRDHTTVMHADKKIRKEMAERRRIYDQVQELTSRIKQRARQ, via the coding sequence GTGTCCGAGCACCAGCACAATCTAGGTGTCATCTGGGAGCAGGTGGTGCGGGAGCTGTCGAACGGCACCCTGTCGCCGCAGCAGCGGGCCTGGATGCGCGTCACCCGGCCGATCGGCCTGCTCGACGGCACCGCTCTGCTGGCCGCCCCCAGCGACTTCGCGAAGGAAGCGATCGAACGCGGACTGCGCGGCGCGATCACCGACGCGCTGTCCCGCCGCCTCGGCCGCACCGTCTCACTCGCAGTGAAGGTCGACAGCACCGAAGCCGTCGCTCCGGCGCCCGCGCCCCGGTACGCCCCGTCACCCGCGAGAGTGGAAAACGGCCGGCCCGAGAACGGCAACGGCCACCTCGAGAACAGCAGGCACGAGAACCGCGCCGGGCAGCTGGCCGAGCCGTCGCGCCCGGCCTTCGACGGCAACGGCATGATGCCCGCGGCCGGCGCCGCGCGGCCCGCGCCGCCGCAGCAGATGTCCGCCGGGCAGCAGCTGTCCGCCGAGGACTCCGACGACACGGATGAAGAAGTGGACGAAGAGGGCGACGCCCTCGCCGCCGTGCACGAGATCTGGCCGTCCTTCTCCGGGCAGCCGACCGCCGGGCAGCCGTACACCGCGCCCGCGCAGCCGCAGACGTCGAAGACGAAGCTGAACGAGAAGTACACCTTCGACACGTTTGTCATCGGCGCGTCGAACCGCTTCGCGCACGCCGCCGCGTTCGCCGTCGCCGAAGCGCCGGCCCGCGCGTACAACCCGCTGTTCATCTGGGGCGAGTCCGGGCTCGGCAAGACGCACCTGCTGCACGCCGTCGGGCACTACGCGCAGCGGCTGTTCCCCGGCATGCGCGTGCGGTACGTGTCGACCGAAGAGTTCACGAACGACTTCATCAACTCGCTGCGAGACGACCGCAAGGTCGCCTTCCAGCGCCGCTACCGCGACATCGACATCCTGCTCGTGGACGACATCCAGTTCCTGGAGGGCAAGGAAGGCACCCAGGAGGAGTTCTTCCACACCTTCAACACGCTGCACAACGCGAACAAGCAGATCGTCGTCTCCTCCGACCGGCCGCCCAAGCGGCTGGAGACGCTGGAGGACCGGCTGCGGACGCGGTTCGAGTGGGGCCTGATCACCGACATCCAGCCGCCGGAGCTCGAAACCCGCATCGCCATCCTGCGCAAGAAGGCCGCGCAGGACCGGCTCGCGGTGCCCGGCGAGGTGCTGGAGTTCATCGCGTCGCGGGTCGAGGCGAACATCCGCGAGCTGGAGGGCGCGCTGATCCGCGTCACGGCGTTCGCCTCGCTGAACCAGCAGGCAGTCGACATCGGCCTGGCCGAGATCGTGCTGCGCGACCTGATCCCGGACTCCCACGCCCCGGAGATCACGGCGCCGACCATCATGGGCGTCACGGCGGAGTTCTTCGATGTCACGCTCGACGACCTCTGCGGCCCGGGCAAGACGAAGGCGCTCGCCACCGCCCGCCAGATCTCGATGTACCTCTGCCGCGAGCTGACCGACATGTCGCTGCCGAAGATCGGCCAGACCTTCGGCGGCCGCGACCACACCACCGTGATGCACGCGGACAAGAAGATCCGCAAGGAGATGGCGGAGCGCCGCCGTATCTACGACCAGGTGCAGGAGCTGACGTCGCGCATCAAGCAGCGCGCCCGCCAGTAG